In Amycolatopsis sp. EV170708-02-1, the following are encoded in one genomic region:
- the aceB gene encoding malate synthase A, producing the protein MVEKLNYRIDVCGPAGDRFAEILTPAALDFVAKLDNAFAGRRRELLDARRLRREKLQSGEEPLGFLPETHAIRDDSSWSVAPSAPGLEDRRVEITGPTDRKMTVNALNSGAKVWLADFEDATSPTWHNVIDGQLNLFDAIRRNIDFTTEAGKRYTIGDEPATIVARPRGWHLVEKHIRIDGRPVSASLVDFGLYFFHNARQLLARGSGPYFYLPKLENHLEARLWNDVFLLAQRELGIPRGTIRATVLIETITAAFEMEEILYELREHIAGLNAGRWDYIFSVIKNFSSHGADFVLPDRAQVTMTVPFMRAYTELLVRTCHKRGAHAIGGMAAFIPSKDPEINATALEKVRQDKEREANDGFDGSWVAHPGLVPVCREVFDNVLGGWPNQLGKLREDVTVTAEDLLDVASAGGEVTEAGVRANINVALRYIDAWLRGTGAAAIHNLMEDAATAEIARCQVWQWIRNGTKLEDGTALTRELAVSYLDEELASVRAELGEDTRLGDAYEIFTETALGEKLPSFLTTGAYARYLTTH; encoded by the coding sequence ATGGTTGAGAAGCTGAACTACCGGATCGACGTCTGCGGACCCGCCGGTGACCGGTTCGCCGAGATCCTCACCCCGGCCGCGCTGGACTTCGTGGCCAAACTGGACAACGCGTTCGCCGGCCGCCGCCGCGAACTGCTCGACGCGCGCCGCCTGCGCCGCGAGAAGCTGCAGTCCGGTGAGGAGCCGCTGGGCTTCCTGCCCGAGACGCACGCGATCCGCGACGACAGCAGCTGGTCGGTCGCCCCGTCCGCGCCCGGTCTCGAAGACCGCCGCGTCGAGATCACCGGCCCGACCGACCGCAAGATGACGGTCAACGCGCTCAATTCCGGCGCGAAGGTCTGGCTCGCCGACTTCGAGGACGCGACGTCGCCGACCTGGCACAACGTCATCGACGGGCAGCTCAACCTGTTCGACGCGATCCGCCGCAACATCGACTTCACCACCGAGGCGGGCAAGCGCTACACGATCGGCGACGAACCCGCGACGATCGTCGCCCGCCCCCGTGGCTGGCACCTGGTGGAGAAGCACATCCGCATCGACGGCCGCCCGGTCTCGGCGAGCCTGGTCGACTTCGGCCTCTACTTCTTCCACAACGCGCGCCAGCTGCTGGCCCGCGGCAGCGGCCCGTACTTCTACCTGCCGAAGCTCGAGAACCACCTCGAAGCGCGGCTGTGGAACGACGTCTTCCTGCTGGCGCAACGGGAACTCGGCATCCCGCGCGGCACGATCCGGGCGACCGTGCTGATCGAGACGATCACCGCCGCGTTCGAGATGGAGGAGATCCTCTACGAGCTGCGCGAGCACATCGCCGGGCTGAACGCCGGCCGCTGGGACTACATCTTCAGCGTGATCAAGAACTTCTCCTCGCACGGCGCGGACTTCGTGCTCCCGGACCGCGCGCAGGTGACGATGACCGTGCCGTTCATGCGGGCCTACACCGAGCTGCTGGTGCGCACCTGCCACAAGCGCGGGGCGCACGCCATCGGCGGTATGGCCGCGTTCATCCCGAGCAAGGACCCGGAGATCAACGCGACCGCGCTGGAGAAGGTCCGCCAGGACAAGGAACGCGAGGCGAACGACGGTTTCGACGGCTCGTGGGTCGCGCACCCCGGCCTCGTCCCGGTCTGCCGCGAGGTGTTCGACAACGTCCTCGGCGGCTGGCCGAACCAGCTCGGCAAGCTCCGTGAAGACGTCACCGTGACGGCCGAGGACCTGCTCGACGTCGCCAGCGCGGGCGGCGAGGTCACCGAAGCGGGTGTCCGGGCCAACATCAACGTCGCGCTGCGCTACATCGACGCGTGGCTGCGCGGCACCGGCGCGGCGGCGATCCACAATCTGATGGAGGACGCCGCCACCGCCGAGATCGCGCGATGCCAGGTGTGGCAGTGGATCCGCAACGGCACGAAGCTCGAAGACGGCACCGCGCTCACCCGCGAACTGGCCGTGTCCTATTTGGACGAAGAGCTGGCGTCGGTGCGGGCCGAACTGGGCGAGGACACCCGTCTCGGCGACGCCTACGAGATCTTCACCGAGACCGCGCTGGGCGAGAAGCTGCCGAGCTTCCTCACCACCGGCGCGTACGCGCGATACCTGACCACTCACTGA